The sequence below is a genomic window from Paenibacillus silvisoli.
AGCTGCTGCTCTTCTGGGCAGGTCTTACCGTCGTCATCTATCTCATTACGTGCGTATGGTGGTCGCTGCTGTTCGGCTCCTCCTTCATGCTGGAGCGCACGCTCCGCTCGCGCATTATGCGGCATCTGCTCCATATGACGCCGACCTTCTACGAACGCAACCGCACCGGCGACCTGATGGCCCGGGCGACCAACGATATTGGCGCGGTATCGCAGACGGCGGGCTTCGGCATCCTCACGCTGATGGATTCCACCCTGTTCATGACCACGATTCTCGTCGTCATGGCGGGCATGATCAGCTGGAAGCTGACGCTTGCGGCGATGCTGCCGCTCCCGATTCTCGCGCTTGTCATGCAGCATTTCGGCAAAAAAATTCACGAACGGTTCACCGTGCAGCAGGATGCGTTCGGCAAGCTGAACGACCAGGTGCTGGAATCCGTTTCGGGCGTTCGCGTCATCCGCGCCTTCGTGCAGGAAGAAGCGGACCGCAAACGGTTCAGCGACATGACCGACGAAGTGTTCCGCAAAAATATCGAAGTGACGAAGATCGACGCCTTGTTCGAGCCTTCGCTCAAAATATTGGTCGGCATCAGCTATCTGATCGGCCTCTGCTTCGGCGGCTGGCTCGTGTTCCGCGGCGAAATCTCCCTCGGCGAGATGGTGTCGTTCAATATGTTCCTCGGGATGCTCATCTGGCCGATGTTCGCCATCGGAGAGCTCATTAATATTATGCAGCGCGGCAACGCATCCTTAGACCGCATCAACGAGACGCTGGGCATCAAGCCGAACGTAAAGGACGCGGAAAAGCCGGTGTCGGTATCCGTACCCGAGACGATCGAAGCCGAACGGCTCACCTTCCGTTACCCGTCCTCGTCGATCGACAATCTGGTCGACATCTCCTTCAAGCTGAAGCGCGGCCAAACGCTCGGCATCGTCGGCAGAACGGGAAGCGGCAAAACAACGCTGCTCCGACAGCTGCTGCGCGAATATCCGATGGGTCAAGGCCGCTTAACGGCCGGTAACGTCCCGATTACGGATATTGAGCTGGACCAAATCCGCAGCTGGGTCGGCTACGTGCCGCAGCAGCCGATTCTGTTCAGCAAGACGATCCGCGAAAATATCGCGTACGGCACAACGGGCAGCACGATGAACGATGACATGCTGGACAAAGCATTGGAGCTGGCTGCCTTCCGCAAGGACGTCACGTTCCTGCCGGACGGATTGGAAACGCTCGTCGGCGAGAAAGGCGTTGCGCTTTCCGGCGGACAGAAGCAGCGGGTCAGCATCGCGAGAGCGGTCATCGCCAATCCGGAAATATTGATGCTGGATGACGCTCTTTCGGCGGTAGACGCCAAGACCGAAACGGAGATTTTGGAAGGGCTGCGCAGAGAACGGGCGGGCAAAACGACGCTCATCACGACGCACCGGCTGTCGGCCGTGCAGCACGCCGATTGGATCATCGTGCTGGACGAAGGCCGCATCGCGGAAGAAGGCACGCATGAGCAGCTTCTGCTGAACGACGGCTGGTATAAAGAACAATATGACAGGCAGCAGCTCGCTTCCATCGTGGAAGAATAAGCCGGCTAAGCTGTCTTTTAGAAGAAAGTCAAAGGAAACGAAGGTGACACCCACAATGGGCAATAACGGAAAACGATTGTTTCACTATGCTTGGCATTACAAACGGCCGATCCTGCTGGCGCTTCTGCTGCTGGCGCTCGCCATCTCCGCGGAGCTGGTCGGTCCATTTCTCGCCAAGCGTATGATTGATACGAATATAATGGGCATCGAGAAGCCTTGGTACGAGAGCAAGCAGGACGGGCGCTATGACGTCGAATACAACGGCAGCTATTATAAGCGCGCCGATCATTGGGAAGACGGCGAGACCAAAGGACGCGAGGTTCGCGTGCTGCAAACCGGGCTGACGTATTATTTTGTGGATGCGGCCGGCGTCCCCGACAAGGGCGAGCGCGTATTCAAGGACGGCCAGCTGACGATCGGCTCGGAGGACGGCAGCAAGCAGCAGTTTCCCGCCGCGCTGCTGAGCCGGGATGAAACCTATCGCTTCTATCAGCCGGAATTAAAGAGCATGATCACCCTTGCGGCGGGCTATGTGGGCATGCTGCTGATCGGGGCGGTGCTCGCTTACGGGCAGAAATTTTTGCTGCAGGTGTCGGCGAACCGGATCGTGCGCAAAATGCGCAACGACGTCTTCCGGCATATCCAGGAGCTGCCGGTTCAATACTTCGATAACCTCCCGGCAGGCAAAGTCGTCGCCCGGGTAACGAACGACACGGAAGCGATTCGCGAGCTGTACGTCTCGGTATTGGCGAACTTTTTCTCCGGTATCATCTATATGACCGCGATTATGGGCGCCTTGTTCCTGCTGGACGTCAGACTTGCGCTGATCGCCTTGCCGCTGCTGCCGATTCTGTACATCTGGATCGTCATCTACCGCAAATACGCGTCCAATTACAACCATGTCATCCGCTCGCGGCTGAGCGACATTAACGGGATGATCAACGAATCCATTCAAGGGATGCCGATCATCCAAGTGTTCCGCCGTCAAAAAGAAACGACCGCGGAGTTCGGCGTCATGAACGACGAATATTTCAAATACCAGAACAAGCTGCTTCATCTGAACTCGGTGACGAGCCACAACTTGCTCGGCATATTCCGAAGCATTATTTTTCTCACGGCGATTTGGCTGTTTGCGGGCGGCTCGCTAGGGTCTGCGGTATCGGTGGGCGTCCTCTACGCCTTCATCGACTACATGAACCGGATGATGACGCCGATTGTCGGGATGGTCAACCAACTGTCCAACCTGGAAGTAGCGCGGGTATCCGCGGAGCGCGTGTTTGCGCTGCTCGACGAGCCCGGCATTCCGGTTTCGGAGCAAAAGATGGCTCGATACAGAGGCGACGTAGCGTTCAAAGACGTCTCGTTCGGCTACAAGGAAGGCGAAGACGTGCTGAAGAACATCACCTTCAACGCGAAGCAGGGCGAAACGGTCGCGCTTGTCGGCCATACCGGCTCGGGCAAAAGCTCGATTCTGAATCTGCTGTTCCGCTTCTACGACATCGACCGCGGCGCGATTCAAGTGGACGGCACCGATGTGCGCGACATGTCGAAGCAGCAGCTGCGCCAGCATATGGGCATCGTGCTGCAGGAGCCGTTCCTCTTCAC
It includes:
- a CDS encoding ABC transporter ATP-binding protein; this encodes MFDVLKKLSWFFKMHWKRYTVALVLLTICGILEVIPPKLIGYAVDTIGQGTMTSQKLTELLLFWAGLTVVIYLITCVWWSLLFGSSFMLERTLRSRIMRHLLHMTPTFYERNRTGDLMARATNDIGAVSQTAGFGILTLMDSTLFMTTILVVMAGMISWKLTLAAMLPLPILALVMQHFGKKIHERFTVQQDAFGKLNDQVLESVSGVRVIRAFVQEEADRKRFSDMTDEVFRKNIEVTKIDALFEPSLKILVGISYLIGLCFGGWLVFRGEISLGEMVSFNMFLGMLIWPMFAIGELINIMQRGNASLDRINETLGIKPNVKDAEKPVSVSVPETIEAERLTFRYPSSSIDNLVDISFKLKRGQTLGIVGRTGSGKTTLLRQLLREYPMGQGRLTAGNVPITDIELDQIRSWVGYVPQQPILFSKTIRENIAYGTTGSTMNDDMLDKALELAAFRKDVTFLPDGLETLVGEKGVALSGGQKQRVSIARAVIANPEILMLDDALSAVDAKTETEILEGLRRERAGKTTLITTHRLSAVQHADWIIVLDEGRIAEEGTHEQLLLNDGWYKEQYDRQQLASIVEE
- a CDS encoding ABC transporter ATP-binding protein, with amino-acid sequence MGNNGKRLFHYAWHYKRPILLALLLLALAISAELVGPFLAKRMIDTNIMGIEKPWYESKQDGRYDVEYNGSYYKRADHWEDGETKGREVRVLQTGLTYYFVDAAGVPDKGERVFKDGQLTIGSEDGSKQQFPAALLSRDETYRFYQPELKSMITLAAGYVGMLLIGAVLAYGQKFLLQVSANRIVRKMRNDVFRHIQELPVQYFDNLPAGKVVARVTNDTEAIRELYVSVLANFFSGIIYMTAIMGALFLLDVRLALIALPLLPILYIWIVIYRKYASNYNHVIRSRLSDINGMINESIQGMPIIQVFRRQKETTAEFGVMNDEYFKYQNKLLHLNSVTSHNLLGIFRSIIFLTAIWLFAGGSLGSAVSVGVLYAFIDYMNRMMTPIVGMVNQLSNLEVARVSAERVFALLDEPGIPVSEQKMARYRGDVAFKDVSFGYKEGEDVLKNITFNAKQGETVALVGHTGSGKSSILNLLFRFYDIDRGAIQVDGTDVRDMSKQQLRQHMGIVLQEPFLFTGTIASNISLDDPSISRERVEQALRDVGAYDMFMQLPHGLDEPVIEKGSTLSAGQRQLISFARALAFDPAILILDEATASIDTETEAIIQQALDVLKRGRTTFVIAHRLSTIRAANQILVLDRGRIVERGNHDELIAHGGKYFAMYQLQQGAAVSIGA